In Streptomyces sp. NBC_00414, a single window of DNA contains:
- a CDS encoding non-ribosomal peptide synthetase produces the protein MSDSPVSGPLLADAVLGRARLTPDALAVLDGDHSLDYAALDAASLRVAQGLRAHGIRAGQAVAVCLPRSWQLVCVMLGIRRAGATVVPLDAQSPAERRRHILDDSAAVALVHDGTGTALGDGPGLLLDAADLLAAPLEEDARPDTSPNSDPNSDPNSVTDTNSGMGPLGEITPATDAATSFLFYTSGTTGRPKGVEVKDAGILRLADPGFLSPTAGARYASLSNPAFDALSYEVWVPLLTGGTCVVLSDEQVQSPHLLAEVLRTRRIDALFVTAALFNAVTDSAPHCFDSVGHVLIGGEQLNATRIRRWYLDNPDTTTRLVNAYGPTESSTFALHHPVPRDFDGDTVPVGRPLPATDALLVADGSRATEAEEIGELYLSGAGLATGYRNLPEETAHRFVTLPWHDSGRAVWYRTGDLARRDTAGLLTFVGRADRQVKVRGFRIEPGEVEQQLTTHPAVRQARVSTLRDVDGAHELLAYLVLGADLAYDEYERHLTATLPSYMRPHRTHLVDALPLNANGKVDDAALLASATPAWRRAPAPAPALDSASASASASDAVVEVTDAQREVLEMAGSILGVPGLRPDDHWIPNGGDSLKALRLRFLIRRRWNVEVPQTLVLRQDFAALTEAIVSGSSGAGQASPIHPPVPEPSGHRSAPATSEQQRLWLLDRSDPDSRAYDVPLAFHLEGTVDEGALRAALTRLVAEHPALRTAFRSTVEGLLQEVGAPFDPWEPTDILDGEGWEPAARRFFATPFDLAAARMLRAGLLRTSEGPVLLLHLHHIAVDGWSLNVLFRGLAGFTAQAADAGQEEGPRLTPADFALWQRRWHLEPSYDEQRSALRRHYAALGPSSPPPAPAGTTDNGARLLTASVDLVRRSRLDRLGAELGLTRFQLLLAAFSWSLYGVTGQTRPLVASPVSGRPVGEFASTVGMFANTVLLPLRLQPGDGLRRQLGRQAPEVQQILDRQDVTLADVLTDHDFGGGPLFDFMFVLENTDFGALSLPGCRVRPAWPQPVHTKCALTLSVVERDSGFDCLWEYEAGRFDAEVVESAHQLFERAIDLLTGEEAEDGGEDGGEDGIGSQVQGEDRVEGRGEDRFKGQDEVRAEGRSERTLAALVAPYRRTLPDPGQGLRSTPAFTTVAEGFAQQVRRTPHAPALTTDGRTFTYEQLDLQARALAAELAARHPLPSDPGAPARVALHLTPSAEHVVALLAAAQLNLTVVPLDPAYPPALLRRVLRDAAPLCVLTAAGAAADVDAIAPPELPRHPIDLSAAAPDAQRPAPHAGLRSLYTLFTSGSTGTPKGVDVPDLTLCNLLHWQTESGGLGEAAVTQQFSMLSFDVSFQEIFTTLCSGGRLHLVRPEWRQDLPALLDQLEQEGVERLFLPCVALQLLAEHAVHLGRFPSRLREVVTAGEQLMCTDAIRRWFTGLTDARLFNHYGPTETHVVSGLCLDGDPMLWPTRPAIGHPVANAVLRVVDGGDEPLPPGAVGQLLIGGRMASPCYLGNEELNRSRFTELPGQGTFYRSGDLAHFDADGLLHFDGRDDDQVKISGHRLELGHLEAALLRHPSVIGALVARDGDSLVALLQCRGDDPDLHDLNAHLAGQLPPFARIRTFRRVEALPRTPSGKLDRRAVAAQGRELGREVARERGAELRSEPRPELGRELRGPEVTGPAVSVREARLCELFAEVTGKRVLPDQRFFDAGAGSLDLMRFQLRCGVDLGLSFTVADLFEHVTVRSLSRFLDSSGPVAAATAHAPAERSSGAARRDSGPDEPIAVIGMAVRLPGAPDLASFWRMVEAGERGIEHFPAPEGRVGARSQMDGLLAFDPHHFGISPQEARLMDPQQRHLLMSCVEALAHAGIADPADSRVGLIAGCGENTYFQSMLREADPAALPDGFRLALHHDKDFLATKAAYHLNLTGPAFTVQAACASSLVGVHIAAGLLRQGEADVMLAGGVLVDTLLTDGYTYRPQHIFSPDGHCRPFSDDAAGTVGASGVGVVVLKPLSLAERDGDTVYAVITGSALNNDGAAKLGYSAPSVSGQREVIRTALRRSGRTGNDIGYVEAHGTGTRLGDPVEVGALRQALDLPDSASCALSSVKSQIGHLGAAAGIVGLVRAALAVHHGVIPPNVDFRRPNPEFGADLGPFRIPTSAQPWPTTGPRVAAVSSFGIGGTNAHLILEHHAGTAPARTPSHTDRSVHTGRLVLSGSSEQALRTDARRVADHLTAAPQSYAQVLRHLQVGRPTRTHRVAAVCPDARTAVAWLRTVADGTERATAAASGAGATPEPERALSEQAVSGQSLPESALREPAGPGGDPLPGPHSAPPPWDFPPPAFALTDHDFPRAARQPERGTAVGSAAGTPSVRVPVRMPEDEWLHQTEWTRMRRAVPYTGSLSGRPVVVVTDGASTPVDWKALHSAHSRVVHVTTGTAYARSGTDRYEVDPGDPASLTRLLQDVGHDAPDGFEWLHALPLTVEGTVGERSLEAARRVCLDHTAALCQAVAGLPSGARPRVWWLSHGAQPVTGDVSRPELGLLAAAVEVPRQELGLDTHWIDLPDADPSDWASLLPLVLAEPPTATAPERRIALRRGYWWRPVARPVPRPLPHASAGLMEGDGTHLVLGGTGGIGTGIATWLLEHTDGRVVLLARHPQLPAALAQWSDRVTLVAADLAEEPVDGLVERLAPHTGRLHGVVHALGSASGALLIRRDSETMRDAGRAKLNAALLTERLIARHRPRYAVYCSSLSALFGGVGQFDYAAANGVLDAFAQHTGEASSATVRLSVGWDVWRDAGMARGALVTDARHQAHLRTGLSTAEGLRVFADAVELQLPHVLVSTTPLETSRYFYEPDPALHPQPQATREPVGAAEPSGVTTASPDVTELVEAARELLGTETLDPAASLYDLGADSLTLLDLLSEVKRQYGVDIELSRLSHQVSVNDLLAHIDRPTQAEEPADDPVTIETWQTGDDQDVLCVIHPVGGDIQAYRPLVSALDAHTTVCLVPDPALHDPHLPQWSVAERADRYLAALRARFPGPKTRLRLAGWSFGALVAHSMAATAEAAGRPVDRLYLLDPPAPHTPPLSDSLGSDGSDGSDSSHELDENALRAVFEHELRGNKNQSAAQSPSPSPSTVTATATATATATATATATATGQTYAERLAHCCRANICAMTDHTAPRLTRTPTALWLATEVTAGLPLAPPAPTAAEEWTALLPRPARVHHVQATHYDIVTGRHVQDIARVIDADR, from the coding sequence ATGTCCGACTCCCCCGTGTCCGGCCCGCTGCTGGCCGATGCCGTCCTCGGCCGTGCCCGTCTGACCCCCGACGCCCTCGCCGTGCTGGACGGTGATCACAGCCTCGACTACGCGGCGCTCGACGCCGCCTCCCTCCGCGTGGCACAAGGTCTGCGGGCACACGGAATCCGTGCCGGGCAGGCCGTCGCGGTCTGCCTGCCGCGGTCCTGGCAGCTGGTGTGCGTCATGCTCGGCATCCGTCGCGCCGGAGCCACCGTGGTCCCTCTCGACGCACAGAGCCCCGCCGAACGCCGCCGCCACATCCTCGACGACTCGGCCGCCGTGGCCCTGGTCCACGACGGCACGGGGACCGCGCTCGGCGACGGCCCCGGCCTCCTGCTGGACGCCGCCGACCTCCTCGCCGCCCCACTCGAAGAGGACGCACGCCCGGACACGAGCCCGAACTCGGATCCGAACTCGGATCCGAACTCGGTTACGGACACGAACTCGGGCATGGGGCCCCTCGGCGAGATCACGCCCGCGACGGACGCGGCGACTTCGTTCCTCTTCTACACCTCGGGCACCACGGGCCGCCCCAAGGGCGTCGAGGTCAAGGACGCCGGGATCCTGCGTCTGGCCGACCCCGGCTTCCTCTCCCCCACCGCGGGCGCACGGTACGCGAGCCTCTCCAACCCGGCCTTCGACGCCCTGAGTTACGAGGTCTGGGTACCGCTGCTGACCGGCGGGACCTGTGTCGTCCTGAGCGACGAACAGGTCCAGAGCCCTCACTTGCTCGCCGAGGTTCTGCGGACCCGGCGGATCGACGCCCTGTTCGTCACCGCGGCGCTGTTCAACGCCGTCACCGACAGCGCGCCGCACTGCTTCGACTCCGTCGGCCATGTCCTGATCGGCGGCGAGCAGCTCAACGCCACCCGCATCAGACGCTGGTACCTGGACAACCCCGACACCACGACGCGCCTGGTCAACGCCTACGGGCCCACCGAGTCCTCGACCTTCGCCCTGCACCACCCCGTGCCCCGTGACTTCGACGGCGACACCGTTCCCGTGGGCCGCCCCCTGCCCGCCACCGACGCTCTGCTGGTCGCCGACGGCTCACGTGCCACGGAGGCGGAGGAGATCGGTGAACTGTATCTGTCCGGGGCCGGATTGGCGACGGGCTACCGTAACCTGCCCGAGGAGACGGCACACCGCTTCGTGACGCTGCCGTGGCACGACTCGGGCCGCGCCGTCTGGTACCGCACCGGTGACCTCGCCCGTCGTGACACCGCGGGACTTCTCACCTTCGTCGGACGGGCGGACCGCCAGGTGAAGGTGCGCGGCTTCCGCATCGAGCCCGGCGAGGTCGAGCAGCAGCTCACCACGCACCCCGCCGTCCGCCAGGCCCGCGTCAGCACCCTGCGCGACGTGGACGGCGCCCATGAGCTCCTGGCCTACCTGGTGCTGGGTGCCGACCTCGCGTACGACGAGTACGAACGCCATCTGACGGCCACCCTGCCTTCGTACATGCGCCCGCACCGCACCCACCTCGTGGACGCCTTGCCGCTCAACGCCAACGGCAAGGTCGACGACGCCGCCCTGCTGGCCTCCGCGACACCGGCGTGGCGCCGTGCCCCGGCCCCGGCCCCGGCCTTGGACTCGGCGTCGGCGTCGGCGTCGGCGTCGGACGCGGTCGTCGAGGTGACCGACGCGCAGCGCGAGGTGCTGGAGATGGCCGGAAGCATCCTGGGGGTGCCCGGTCTGCGGCCCGACGACCACTGGATCCCCAACGGCGGCGACTCCCTCAAAGCGCTTCGCCTACGCTTTCTGATCCGGCGCCGCTGGAACGTGGAGGTGCCGCAGACACTCGTACTGCGGCAGGACTTCGCCGCCCTGACCGAAGCCATCGTCTCCGGCTCCTCCGGCGCAGGGCAGGCGTCGCCGATCCACCCGCCGGTGCCCGAGCCGAGCGGACACCGATCCGCGCCGGCCACGTCCGAGCAGCAGCGCCTGTGGCTCCTCGACCGGAGCGACCCGGACAGCCGCGCGTACGACGTTCCGCTCGCCTTCCATCTCGAAGGAACCGTCGACGAGGGCGCCCTGCGCGCCGCACTCACCCGCCTGGTGGCCGAACATCCCGCGCTGCGCACCGCGTTCCGGTCCACCGTGGAGGGTCTTCTCCAGGAGGTCGGCGCCCCCTTCGACCCCTGGGAGCCGACCGACATCCTCGACGGTGAGGGCTGGGAGCCGGCGGCGCGGCGGTTCTTCGCCACGCCCTTCGACCTCGCCGCGGCGCGGATGCTGCGGGCAGGCCTGCTGCGCACGTCCGAGGGTCCGGTCCTCCTGCTCCACCTGCACCACATCGCCGTCGACGGCTGGTCCCTGAACGTCCTCTTCCGCGGCCTCGCCGGATTCACCGCACAAGCGGCCGACGCCGGTCAGGAGGAGGGTCCACGGCTCACACCGGCCGATTTCGCCCTGTGGCAGCGGCGTTGGCACCTGGAACCCTCCTACGACGAGCAGCGATCGGCACTGCGCCGCCACTACGCGGCCCTGGGTCCGTCCTCACCCCCGCCCGCCCCGGCGGGCACCACCGACAACGGGGCCCGGCTGCTCACCGCGTCCGTCGACCTCGTACGACGCTCCCGTCTCGACCGCCTCGGGGCGGAACTCGGGCTCACCCGTTTCCAGCTCCTCCTGGCCGCCTTCTCCTGGAGCCTGTACGGCGTGACGGGACAGACCCGGCCACTCGTCGCCAGTCCCGTCTCGGGCCGGCCGGTCGGCGAATTCGCCTCCACCGTCGGCATGTTCGCCAACACCGTGCTGCTGCCGCTGCGGCTCCAGCCAGGTGACGGCCTGCGCCGGCAGCTCGGCCGGCAGGCCCCCGAGGTCCAGCAGATCCTGGACCGGCAGGACGTGACGCTCGCCGACGTGCTGACCGACCACGACTTCGGTGGCGGCCCGCTCTTCGACTTCATGTTCGTCCTGGAGAACACGGACTTCGGCGCGCTGTCGCTGCCGGGATGCCGGGTGCGCCCCGCCTGGCCGCAACCCGTCCACACCAAGTGCGCGCTCACGCTCTCCGTCGTCGAGCGGGACTCCGGCTTCGACTGCCTGTGGGAGTACGAGGCCGGGCGCTTCGACGCCGAGGTGGTGGAGTCCGCACATCAGCTCTTCGAGCGAGCGATCGATCTGCTCACCGGTGAGGAGGCCGAAGACGGGGGCGAGGACGGAGGTGAGGACGGGATCGGGAGCCAGGTCCAAGGCGAGGACCGGGTCGAAGGGCGGGGCGAGGACCGGTTCAAGGGGCAGGACGAGGTCCGGGCCGAGGGCCGGAGCGAGCGCACCCTTGCGGCCCTCGTGGCGCCCTATCGCCGCACGCTCCCCGACCCTGGACAAGGGCTGCGGAGCACGCCCGCGTTCACCACCGTGGCCGAGGGCTTCGCCCAGCAGGTGCGCCGAACTCCGCACGCACCGGCCCTGACCACGGACGGCCGCACCTTCACGTACGAGCAACTGGACCTCCAGGCACGGGCGTTGGCGGCCGAGTTGGCGGCCCGGCACCCGTTGCCGTCCGATCCCGGGGCGCCCGCCCGGGTCGCGCTGCACCTCACGCCGTCGGCGGAGCACGTGGTGGCTCTCCTCGCCGCCGCTCAGCTCAACCTCACCGTCGTACCACTCGATCCCGCCTACCCGCCCGCCCTGCTGCGCCGAGTCCTGCGCGATGCCGCCCCGTTGTGCGTCCTGACCGCGGCCGGGGCGGCGGCGGACGTGGACGCGATCGCGCCGCCGGAGCTGCCCCGGCACCCGATCGACCTGTCCGCCGCCGCGCCCGACGCGCAGCGACCGGCTCCCCACGCGGGACTGCGGTCGCTCTACACGCTGTTCACCTCGGGCTCGACCGGCACGCCCAAGGGTGTCGACGTGCCGGACCTGACTCTGTGCAACCTGCTGCACTGGCAGACCGAGTCAGGCGGTCTCGGCGAGGCCGCGGTCACCCAGCAGTTCTCGATGCTGTCCTTCGACGTCTCCTTCCAGGAAATCTTCACCACGCTGTGCTCGGGCGGGCGCCTGCACCTCGTACGCCCCGAGTGGCGGCAGGATCTGCCGGCCCTGCTCGACCAACTGGAGCAGGAAGGCGTCGAGCGGCTGTTCCTGCCCTGCGTGGCGCTGCAGCTGCTGGCCGAGCACGCCGTCCACCTGGGGCGGTTCCCCTCCCGGCTGCGTGAGGTGGTCACCGCCGGCGAGCAGCTCATGTGCACCGACGCCATCCGCCGCTGGTTCACCGGTCTGACGGACGCCCGTCTGTTCAACCACTACGGGCCCACGGAGACCCATGTCGTCAGCGGCCTGTGCCTCGACGGCGACCCGATGCTGTGGCCCACGCGCCCGGCCATCGGGCACCCGGTCGCCAACGCGGTCCTGCGTGTGGTCGACGGCGGCGACGAACCGCTCCCGCCGGGCGCTGTCGGCCAACTGCTGATCGGCGGCCGGATGGCCTCGCCCTGCTATCTCGGGAACGAGGAGCTCAACCGTTCCAGGTTCACCGAGCTGCCCGGTCAGGGAACGTTCTACCGCAGCGGCGACCTGGCGCACTTCGACGCCGACGGGCTGCTGCACTTCGACGGCAGGGACGACGACCAGGTCAAGATCAGCGGTCACCGGCTGGAGCTGGGCCACCTGGAGGCCGCCCTTCTGCGTCACCCTTCGGTCATCGGCGCCTTGGTGGCCCGCGACGGCGATTCCCTCGTCGCCCTGCTGCAGTGCCGTGGTGACGACCCGGATCTGCACGACCTCAACGCGCATCTCGCCGGGCAGTTGCCGCCCTTCGCCCGCATTCGCACCTTCCGCAGGGTGGAGGCGCTGCCGCGCACCCCGAGCGGCAAGCTCGACCGCCGCGCGGTCGCCGCACAGGGGCGTGAACTCGGGCGTGAAGTCGCGCGTGAACGAGGGGCTGAGCTGAGGTCCGAGCCGAGGCCCGAGCTGGGGCGTGAGCTGCGGGGTCCGGAGGTCACGGGACCCGCCGTGTCCGTACGCGAAGCCCGGTTGTGCGAGCTGTTCGCCGAGGTCACGGGCAAGAGGGTGCTGCCGGACCAGCGGTTCTTCGACGCGGGCGCCGGCAGTCTGGATCTGATGCGCTTCCAGTTGCGCTGCGGTGTCGACCTGGGTCTCTCCTTCACGGTCGCGGACCTCTTCGAGCACGTGACCGTGCGCAGCCTGAGCCGGTTCCTCGACTCGTCCGGCCCGGTTGCGGCGGCCACCGCACATGCCCCGGCCGAGCGGAGCAGCGGCGCGGCCCGGCGGGACAGCGGCCCGGACGAACCGATCGCCGTCATCGGGATGGCCGTACGGCTGCCCGGCGCCCCGGACCTGGCGTCGTTCTGGCGCATGGTCGAGGCAGGAGAGCGCGGCATCGAGCACTTCCCGGCGCCCGAGGGACGCGTGGGCGCCCGCAGTCAGATGGACGGCCTGCTGGCCTTCGACCCCCACCACTTCGGCATCAGCCCGCAGGAAGCACGGCTGATGGACCCCCAGCAGCGGCACCTGCTGATGAGCTGTGTCGAGGCGCTGGCCCACGCGGGCATCGCCGACCCCGCCGACAGCCGCGTCGGCCTGATAGCGGGCTGCGGCGAGAACACGTACTTCCAGTCCATGCTGCGCGAGGCGGACCCCGCCGCGCTCCCGGACGGCTTCCGTCTGGCCCTGCACCACGACAAGGACTTCCTCGCCACCAAGGCGGCGTACCACCTGAATCTGACCGGACCCGCCTTCACCGTCCAGGCGGCCTGTGCCAGCTCCCTCGTGGGGGTGCACATCGCTGCCGGACTGCTGCGGCAGGGCGAGGCCGATGTCATGCTCGCCGGTGGAGTGCTGGTCGACACGCTGCTGACGGACGGGTACACCTACCGGCCGCAGCACATCTTCTCGCCGGACGGCCACTGCCGGCCCTTCAGCGACGACGCCGCGGGGACCGTCGGGGCGAGTGGTGTCGGTGTCGTGGTGCTCAAGCCGTTGAGCCTCGCCGAGCGCGACGGCGACACCGTCTACGCGGTCATCACCGGGTCCGCCCTCAACAACGACGGCGCGGCGAAGCTCGGTTACAGCGCGCCTTCCGTGTCCGGGCAGCGCGAGGTCATCCGCACCGCGCTGCGCCGCAGCGGCCGCACGGGCAACGACATCGGATACGTCGAGGCGCACGGCACCGGCACCCGCCTGGGCGACCCCGTGGAGGTCGGCGCACTGCGGCAGGCTCTCGACCTGCCCGACTCCGCCTCGTGCGCCCTGTCGTCCGTGAAGAGCCAGATCGGTCATCTGGGTGCCGCCGCGGGCATCGTCGGCCTCGTCCGCGCGGCACTCGCCGTCCACCACGGGGTGATCCCGCCGAACGTCGACTTCCGGCGTCCCAATCCGGAGTTCGGCGCCGATCTGGGGCCCTTCCGCATACCGACGAGCGCGCAGCCCTGGCCGACGACGGGTCCGCGCGTCGCCGCCGTCAGCAGTTTCGGCATCGGCGGCACCAACGCCCACCTGATTCTGGAGCACCACGCGGGCACCGCACCGGCGCGGACCCCGTCGCACACGGATCGGAGCGTCCACACCGGCCGCCTGGTGCTGTCCGGCAGCAGCGAGCAAGCCCTGCGTACGGACGCCCGTCGAGTCGCCGACCACCTGACCGCCGCCCCGCAGAGCTACGCACAGGTCCTTCGCCATCTTCAGGTCGGGCGGCCGACACGGACGCACCGGGTCGCTGCCGTCTGCCCGGACGCCCGGACGGCCGTGGCATGGCTGCGCACCGTCGCGGACGGGACGGAGCGTGCGACGGCCGCCGCATCCGGTGCGGGCGCCACACCGGAACCGGAAAGGGCACTGTCCGAGCAGGCGGTGTCCGGGCAGTCACTGCCTGAGTCGGCTCTGCGCGAGCCGGCCGGTCCGGGCGGCGATCCGCTGCCGGGTCCGCACTCCGCTCCCCCTCCCTGGGACTTCCCGCCGCCCGCCTTCGCCCTCACCGACCACGACTTTCCCCGCGCCGCCCGGCAGCCCGAGCGCGGTACGGCAGTCGGCTCCGCCGCCGGCACACCATCGGTACGGGTGCCGGTGCGGATGCCGGAGGACGAGTGGCTGCATCAGACCGAGTGGACTCGCATGCGACGGGCCGTCCCGTACACGGGGTCCCTGTCCGGGCGCCCGGTCGTGGTCGTCACCGACGGGGCCTCGACCCCGGTCGACTGGAAGGCCCTGCACTCCGCGCACAGCCGGGTCGTCCACGTGACGACCGGGACCGCGTACGCCAGGTCGGGCACCGACCGGTACGAGGTCGATCCCGGCGACCCCGCCTCGCTGACCCGTCTGCTCCAGGACGTCGGTCACGACGCTCCCGACGGATTCGAGTGGCTCCACGCGCTCCCTCTCACCGTCGAAGGCACCGTCGGCGAAAGGTCGTTGGAGGCCGCGCGACGCGTCTGCCTCGACCACACGGCCGCTCTGTGCCAGGCCGTGGCGGGCCTGCCGTCCGGCGCGCGTCCGCGCGTATGGTGGCTGTCCCACGGTGCGCAACCCGTGACGGGCGATGTATCACGCCCCGAACTGGGCCTGCTGGCCGCCGCGGTGGAGGTGCCGCGTCAGGAACTCGGCCTGGACACACACTGGATCGACCTGCCGGACGCCGACCCGTCCGACTGGGCCTCTCTGCTGCCGCTCGTCCTCGCCGAACCGCCCACGGCGACCGCCCCGGAACGCCGTATCGCCCTGCGCCGGGGCTACTGGTGGCGGCCGGTCGCCCGGCCCGTACCGCGCCCCCTCCCCCATGCCTCGGCCGGGCTCATGGAGGGGGACGGCACCCACCTCGTCCTCGGTGGCACCGGTGGAATCGGAACCGGCATCGCCACCTGGCTGCTCGAACACACCGACGGGCGGGTGGTGTTGCTCGCCCGCCACCCCCAACTGCCGGCCGCGCTCGCCCAGTGGTCCGACCGTGTGACCCTCGTGGCGGCCGACCTCGCCGAGGAACCCGTCGACGGCCTCGTGGAACGCCTCGCACCCCATACCGGCCGCCTCCACGGTGTCGTGCACGCCCTGGGCAGCGCGTCCGGGGCCCTCCTGATCCGCCGCGACAGTGAGACCATGCGCGACGCCGGCCGGGCGAAACTGAACGCCGCCCTGCTCACCGAGCGGCTGATCGCCCGCCACCGACCTCGCTACGCCGTCTACTGCTCCTCCCTGTCGGCCCTCTTCGGCGGAGTCGGCCAGTTCGACTATGCGGCCGCGAACGGTGTGCTCGACGCCTTCGCCCAGCACACCGGCGAGGCGTCCTCGGCGACCGTACGGCTCAGCGTCGGCTGGGACGTGTGGCGGGACGCCGGCATGGCTCGCGGCGCCCTCGTGACCGACGCACGCCATCAGGCACATCTGCGGACGGGACTGTCGACAGCCGAGGGACTGCGCGTCTTCGCCGACGCCGTGGAACTCCAGTTGCCGCACGTGCTCGTGTCCACCACACCGCTGGAGACCTCCCGGTACTTCTACGAGCCCGATCCCGCGCTCCATCCCCAGCCCCAGGCCACCCGGGAACCGGTCGGCGCCGCGGAGCCGTCCGGCGTCACGACGGCGTCCCCCGACGTCACCGAACTGGTGGAGGCGGCAAGGGAGTTGCTCGGCACGGAGACACTGGACCCGGCGGCGTCCCTGTACGACCTGGGCGCGGACTCCCTCACTCTGCTCGACCTGCTCTCAGAGGTGAAGCGGCAGTACGGGGTCGACATCGAACTCTCCCGCCTCAGCCACCAGGTGAGCGTCAACGATCTCCTCGCGCACATCGACCGCCCCACGCAGGCCGAGGAACCCGCCGACGACCCGGTGACCATCGAGACCTGGCAGACCGGCGACGACCAGGACGTCCTGTGCGTGATCCACCCGGTCGGCGGCGACATCCAGGCCTACCGGCCGCTGGTCTCCGCGCTGGACGCGCACACCACGGTCTGCCTCGTCCCCGACCCCGCCCTGCACGATCCCCACCTGCCGCAGTGGTCGGTCGCCGAGCGCGCCGACCGCTACCTGGCCGCGCTGCGCGCCCGTTTTCCGGGACCGAAGACCCGGCTGAGGCTCGCGGGCTGGTCGTTCGGCGCGCTGGTCGCCCACTCCATGGCCGCGACCGCCGAAGCTGCGGGCCGCCCGGTGGACCGGCTGTACCTCCTGGACCCGCCCGCGCCGCACACCCCGCCGCTGTCCGACAGCCTTGGCTCGGACGGTTCAGATGGTTCGGACAGTTCGCACGAGCTGGACGAGAACGCCCTGCGCGCCGTCTTCGAGCACGAGCTGCGAGGCAACAAGAACCAGTCAGCAGCCCAATCACCATCGCCATCCCCGTCCACAGTTACAGCTACAGCTACAGCTACAGCTACAGCTACAGCTACAGCTACAGCTACAGCTACAGGACAGACCTACGCCGAGCGGCTCGCCCACTGCTGCCGGGCCAACATCTGCGCGATGACCGACCACACCGCACCCCGGCTGACCCGCACGCCCACCGCCCTGTGGCTGGCCACCGAGGTCACCGCCGGCCTGCCCCTCGCCCCGCCCGCGCCGACAGCCGCCGAGGAGTGGACGGCGCTGCTCCCGCGTCCCGCCCGCGTGCACCACGTACAGGCCACGCACTACGACATCGTCACCGGACGGCACGTCCAGGACATCGCCCGCGTGATCGACGCCGACCGGTGA
- a CDS encoding TauD/TfdA dioxygenase family protein, whose amino-acid sequence MDQFTLDAVERITTAPRDTYDSFTVDPLTPLLGAEISGLDLSEELTPVQQKDVRTAFLTHHVLVFRDQHLTPEDHKRFAALFGPLHLDSLPEEGADPYILKVSANKDSKAVVGNGWHADGTADAEPSLGSMLYVTEVPEIGSGGDTLFANMHLAYDMLSPAMKTFLDGLTALHDGARPWLTTGQMPPAEYDVPRNEHPVVVRHPDTGRKLLFVNGPYTSQITQLAATESKAVLEMLYDHVARTNLLHCRVRWQANTLVFWDNRCVQHHATWDYFPYSRYGQRVAIDGTRPVA is encoded by the coding sequence ATGGACCAGTTCACCCTGGACGCCGTCGAACGCATCACGACAGCGCCCCGTGACACGTACGACAGCTTCACCGTCGATCCGCTGACACCGCTTCTCGGTGCGGAGATATCCGGCCTCGACCTCTCCGAGGAACTGACTCCGGTCCAGCAGAAGGACGTCCGTACGGCCTTCCTGACCCATCACGTCCTCGTCTTCCGCGACCAGCACCTCACCCCTGAGGACCACAAGCGGTTCGCCGCCCTGTTCGGGCCGCTGCACCTGGACTCCCTGCCCGAGGAGGGGGCCGACCCGTACATCCTCAAGGTCAGTGCGAACAAGGACTCCAAGGCCGTCGTCGGCAACGGCTGGCACGCCGACGGGACCGCCGACGCCGAGCCCTCCCTCGGCTCGATGCTCTACGTGACGGAGGTTCCGGAGATCGGCAGCGGAGGCGACACGCTCTTCGCCAACATGCACCTCGCCTACGACATGCTGTCCCCGGCGATGAAGACGTTCCTGGACGGACTGACCGCACTCCACGACGGGGCGCGCCCCTGGCTCACGACGGGGCAGATGCCCCCGGCGGAGTACGACGTGCCGCGCAACGAGCACCCGGTCGTGGTGCGCCACCCCGACACCGGACGCAAGCTCCTGTTCGTGAACGGCCCGTACACCTCGCAGATCACGCAGCTGGCCGCCACCGAGAGCAAGGCCGTCCTGGAGATGCTGTACGACCACGTCGCCCGGACGAACCTGCTGCACTGCCGGGTCCGCTGGCAGGCGAACACCCTGGTGTTCTGGGACAACCGCTGCGTCCAGCACCACGCCACCTGGGACTACTTCCCGTACTCCCGCTACGGGCAGCGCGTCGCCATCGACGGGACCCGGCCCGTGGCATGA